Proteins from a single region of Bos javanicus breed banteng chromosome 7, ARS-OSU_banteng_1.0, whole genome shotgun sequence:
- the LOC133251976 gene encoding olfactory receptor 7E178-like, producing the protein MYLVTVLGNLLIILAITSDPRLHTPMYFFLSNLSLADISFISTTIPKMIVNIQSHSRVISYAGCLTQMSTLILFGYMDCTLLTVMAYDRFVAICHPLHYTVIMNPRLCCSLVLVSFCVSLLDSQVHNMIVLQLSCFKNVEISSFFCDPSQLLNLACSDTLKNSIVRYIIGAMSGFIPTSGIFFSYYKILVSILRVPSSGGRYKAFSTCGSHLAVVCLFYGTALGEYLSSALSQSPRKNAAASVMYTVVTPMLNPFVYSLRNWGIKRALWRFLSRTISS; encoded by the coding sequence ATGTACCTGGTCACCGTGCTGGGGAACCTGCTCATCATATTAGCCATCACCTCTGACCCCCGCCTCCATacccccatgtactttttcctctcCAATCTGTCCTTGGCTGACATCAGTTTCATCTCCACCACCATCCCTAAGATGATTGTGAACATCCAAAGTCACAGCAGAGTCATCTCCTATGCGGGCTGCCTGACACAGATGTCTACTCTTATCCTTTTTGGGTATATGGATTGTACTCTTCTTACCGTGATGGCCTATGACAGGTTTGTGGCCATCTGTCACCCACTGCACTACACGGTCATCATGAACCCACGCCTCTGTTGCTCCTTAGTCTTGGTGTCCTTTTGTGTTAGCCTTTTGGACTCCCAGGTGCACAATATGATTGTGCTACAACTTTCCTGCTTCAAGAATGTAGAAATTTCTAGTTTCTTCTGTGACCCTTCCCAACTCCTCAACCTTGCCTGTTCTGACACACTCAAAAATAGTATAGTCAGGTATATTATTGGTGCCATGTCTGGTTTTATCCCTACCTCAGGGATCTTTTTCTCTTACTATAAAATTCTTGTCTCCATTCTGAGGGTCCCCTCATCAGGTGGGAGGTATAAAGCCTTCTCTACCTGTGGTTCTCACCTGGCagttgtttgcttattttatggAACAGCCCTGGGTGAGTACCTCAGCTCAGCTCTTTCACAATCTCCCAGGAAGAATGCTGCAGCCTCggtgatgtacactgtggtcacccccatgctgaaccccttcgTCTACAGTCTGAGAAACTGGGGCATCAAAAGGGCCTTGTGGAGATTCCTTAGCAGAACAATCTCCTCTTAG